The Virgibacillus phasianinus genome includes a window with the following:
- the queD gene encoding 6-carboxytetrahydropterin synthase QueD: protein MMQQIYPVTPHPYSFEINKDFHFAAAHYIAHDDAGKCKHTHGHTYFVNITIAGDELDHTGFLVDFKAVKNLIHKRFDHGLLNDDQAFSDDEPNYFPTTEVIARTIYEVVQAHLNTLANQPACIQVYLRETPTSYCVYRPGKGDKE from the coding sequence ATGATGCAGCAAATTTATCCGGTTACACCGCATCCGTATTCTTTTGAAATAAATAAGGATTTTCATTTTGCTGCCGCTCACTATATTGCTCATGATGACGCAGGAAAATGTAAGCATACACATGGACACACGTATTTTGTCAATATCACTATTGCTGGTGATGAACTTGATCATACCGGATTTTTGGTTGATTTTAAAGCGGTAAAGAATTTAATTCATAAACGTTTTGATCATGGACTATTAAATGATGATCAGGCTTTTTCGGATGATGAGCCTAACTATTTCCCAACAACAGAAGTTATTGCAAGGACGATTTATGAGGTTGTCCAGGCTCATTTAAATACACTGGCTAACCAACCTGCCTGCATCCAGGTATATTTACGGGAAACACCGACAAGCTATTGTGTTTACCGCCCGGGGAAGGGGGATAAAGAATGA
- the queC gene encoding 7-cyano-7-deazaguanine synthase QueC: MNKKAVVVFSGGQDSTTCMFWALKKFDQVEAVTFQYGQRHIAELDCAREICQTLGVPHHELDMSLLNQLAPNALTRNDIEITESEGELPNTFVPGRNLLFLSFAGVLAKQIGAQHLITGVSEADFSGYPDCRDGFMKSLNVTLNLSMDDTFVIHTPLMWLDKSEVWELSDQLDAFEFVKQHTLTCYNGVKGSGCGECPSCVLRQRGLEQYEQKKEAGEVI, translated from the coding sequence ATGAATAAGAAAGCAGTTGTTGTATTTAGTGGCGGACAGGATAGTACCACATGCATGTTCTGGGCATTGAAAAAATTTGACCAAGTGGAGGCAGTCACGTTTCAATATGGTCAGCGTCATATTGCTGAGCTGGATTGTGCTAGGGAAATTTGTCAGACGCTTGGCGTGCCGCATCATGAACTTGACATGTCATTACTGAACCAATTGGCTCCAAACGCATTAACAAGGAATGATATTGAAATCACCGAAAGTGAGGGAGAATTGCCAAATACTTTTGTGCCGGGCAGGAACTTATTGTTTTTATCCTTTGCAGGTGTGTTGGCAAAACAGATTGGTGCACAGCATCTGATAACGGGTGTCAGTGAAGCAGACTTTAGCGGGTATCCGGATTGTCGTGATGGCTTTATGAAATCACTTAATGTCACGTTAAATTTATCGATGGATGATACGTTTGTCATCCATACCCCATTGATGTGGCTGGACAAATCAGAGGTGTGGGAACTGAGTGACCAACTGGATGCTTTTGAATTTGTAAAACAACATACCCTAACATGCTATAACGGTGTGAAGGGCAGCGGGTGCGGAGAGTGTCCGTCATGTGTCCTGAGGCAAAGAGGCCTTGAGCAATATGAACAGAAGAAAGAAGCGGGTGAAGTAATATGA
- the queE gene encoding 7-carboxy-7-deazaguanine synthase QueE: MKIPVLEIFGPTIQGEGMVIGRKTMFVRTAGCDYSCSWCDSKFTWDGSEKSNIQMMGPEEIWHRLTEQGGDRFGHVTISGGNPALLAHLNELVDLLHKKNIKVALETQGSKWQTWFTSIDDLTLSPKPPSSGMKTNFEILDQIIDGLRRDQKGTFSLKVVIFDQDDLKYAINLHQRYPDVEFFLQVGNDDLETMDNEKLLGQMLRQYEQLIDQVMESNVLKDVRVLPQLHTYLWGNKRGV, encoded by the coding sequence ATGAAAATTCCTGTTCTCGAAATATTTGGTCCAACTATTCAAGGTGAGGGCATGGTGATTGGCCGTAAGACAATGTTTGTCCGGACAGCAGGGTGTGATTATTCCTGTTCATGGTGTGACTCTAAATTTACATGGGATGGTTCCGAAAAAAGCAATATTCAAATGATGGGTCCTGAGGAAATTTGGCATAGGTTAACAGAACAGGGTGGAGATCGATTTGGACATGTAACCATTTCGGGTGGAAATCCCGCTTTACTCGCCCATTTGAATGAGCTTGTCGACCTGTTGCACAAAAAGAATATAAAGGTAGCACTTGAGACACAAGGGAGCAAGTGGCAGACTTGGTTTACCAGCATTGACGATTTAACACTTTCACCAAAGCCACCAAGCTCGGGAATGAAAACGAATTTTGAAATACTTGACCAGATTATCGACGGTTTACGACGAGATCAAAAAGGAACATTCAGTTTAAAGGTAGTTATTTTTGATCAGGACGATTTGAAATATGCGATAAATCTTCATCAACGGTATCCGGATGTTGAATTTTTCCTTCAGGTGGGAAATGATGATCTGGAAACAATGGATAATGAAAAGCTTCTTGGCCAAATGCTGCGGCAATATGAACAGTTAATTGATCAAGTAATGGAAAGCAATGTATTAAAGGATGTTCGTGTTCTTCCACAACTCCATACATATTTATGGGGGAATAAACGGGGCGTATAA